One window of the Acaryochloris sp. CCMEE 5410 genome contains the following:
- a CDS encoding MFS transporter translates to MRTFLIIWLGQFVSLLGSELTNFAITLWAWEITGQATPLSLIMVCTQIPKLLVSPFAGIWVDRYSRKFLMLLGDLVAGLSTIALLMLFLMDQLQVWHLYISGAINGLFGYIQGLAYSASLSLIVTEKNYARATALGSVQMSGSYVLAPALAGALYATTGLTGVLSIDIVTFGMAITSLVLVKIPQPSEQPTKPKTSWSSLAFGLQYLWVRPSLMALLGFWIINSLIGSTIFAILPAMVLARSNNNPLIWGTLLAFFGMGGLLGGLTISVSGGPKRRIHGVLIASALWKFGIIVLALAQQTVTKIGTALVCGFCSPFPESASQAIWMSKVEPEVQGRVFATQFLLTQLSSPIGYAIAGPLADHFFEPAMQPDGALVSLFGSMFGTGLGAGMALQVSIFALCGMLIAIGGYGNRLLRSV, encoded by the coding sequence ATGCGCACCTTTCTGATCATCTGGCTTGGACAGTTTGTATCACTCCTGGGTTCAGAACTAACCAACTTTGCCATCACTTTGTGGGCCTGGGAAATCACCGGACAAGCGACCCCTTTGTCTTTGATTATGGTGTGCACTCAGATTCCCAAACTTTTGGTTTCCCCTTTTGCCGGAATCTGGGTAGATCGCTACTCTCGTAAGTTCTTAATGCTGTTAGGCGATCTCGTCGCCGGACTGTCTACTATCGCCCTGCTGATGCTGTTTCTCATGGATCAATTGCAGGTGTGGCATCTCTATATTTCTGGGGCCATTAACGGCTTATTCGGCTATATCCAAGGGCTAGCCTATTCGGCTTCTCTGTCCTTAATCGTGACCGAAAAAAATTATGCCCGTGCTACTGCCCTAGGCTCTGTCCAAATGTCAGGGAGTTATGTTTTGGCTCCGGCTTTAGCGGGTGCTCTCTATGCTACCACTGGGTTAACGGGGGTTCTCAGCATCGATATTGTCACCTTTGGCATGGCGATCACCAGTCTAGTTTTGGTCAAAATCCCTCAGCCATCAGAACAGCCGACTAAACCAAAAACGTCTTGGTCTTCCTTAGCCTTTGGTCTACAGTATCTCTGGGTTCGGCCTAGCCTGATGGCTCTACTGGGTTTTTGGATCATCAATAGCCTAATTGGCAGTACGATATTCGCCATTCTGCCCGCGATGGTTTTAGCTCGGAGCAATAATAACCCGCTAATTTGGGGAACGCTTCTGGCTTTCTTTGGCATGGGCGGTTTGCTGGGCGGACTCACCATTAGTGTTAGCGGCGGACCAAAACGGCGTATTCACGGCGTTCTGATTGCCAGTGCCCTGTGGAAGTTCGGCATTATTGTGTTGGCTCTTGCACAGCAAACGGTGACTAAGATTGGCACAGCGCTAGTTTGTGGATTCTGTTCGCCATTTCCAGAGAGTGCTAGCCAAGCAATTTGGATGTCGAAGGTGGAGCCGGAAGTGCAAGGGCGAGTGTTTGCAACGCAATTTTTGCTGACCCAGTTGAGTAGTCCAATCGGATATGCGATCGCAGGTCCGTTAGCCGATCATTTCTTTGAGCCAGCCATGCAGCCCGATGGAGCATTAGTAAGTCTCTTTGGATCTATGTTTGGCACAGGATTGGGAGCAGGGATGGCATTGCAGGTTTCCATCTTTGCTCTCTGCGGAATGCTCATTGCCATCGGTGGCTATGGGAATCGCCTCTTGAGATCGGTATAG
- a CDS encoding bifunctional 2-polyprenyl-6-hydroxyphenol methylase/3-demethylubiquinol 3-O-methyltransferase UbiG: MDQYSDETRLLWNRVADDWDRQVGDDGDSNRILNSDPVLWQFVGDVAGITILDAGCGTGYLSRQLHERGAHVLGIDFSDEMIRIARSKAAHIDFRIDSISELHTVTDGSIDIVISNYVLMDTPDLTETVQAFFRVLKPGGYGVVVFSHPCFPQEYAIGTDSDVAVTYQWNFPYFQQQKCIGPPWGHFTSEFIWFHRPLSDYWKAFREAGFEVVDFEEPRLSEERYHLAKNERQLNNGKNRPYSVAFKLQKREQ, from the coding sequence ATGGATCAGTATTCTGACGAAACACGATTGTTGTGGAATCGCGTCGCGGATGACTGGGATAGACAAGTTGGTGATGATGGGGATAGCAATCGTATCCTCAATTCCGACCCCGTTCTCTGGCAGTTTGTAGGGGATGTGGCTGGTATCACTATTCTCGATGCAGGTTGTGGCACGGGGTATCTCTCACGCCAACTACACGAAAGAGGGGCTCACGTTCTTGGTATCGATTTTTCTGACGAGATGATCCGGATCGCCCGCTCGAAAGCAGCTCATATTGACTTCCGCATTGACTCTATTTCAGAATTGCATACGGTGACGGATGGATCGATTGATATTGTCATTTCGAACTACGTCTTGATGGATACCCCGGATCTGACTGAAACTGTGCAAGCTTTCTTTCGAGTACTGAAACCTGGAGGATATGGGGTAGTCGTTTTCTCCCATCCCTGTTTTCCTCAGGAGTACGCCATAGGGACAGATAGTGACGTTGCTGTTACCTACCAGTGGAATTTTCCGTATTTCCAACAACAAAAATGTATTGGACCGCCATGGGGGCACTTTACATCGGAATTTATCTGGTTTCATCGACCCCTATCCGATTACTGGAAAGCATTCCGTGAAGCAGGGTTTGAGGTCGTTGATTTCGAAGAGCCCAGGTTATCAGAGGAGCGATACCATCTCGCTAAAAATGAGCGGCAACTGAATAACGGTAAGAACCGGCCTTATTCAGTTGCGTTCAAACTGCAGAAGAGAGAGCAGTAG
- a CDS encoding AraC family transcriptional regulator produces the protein MALFLKAAEFTQLCQQGQIESSSGTGLDRSTLLPRSLGQGTYRQLNLRGGLTIEIREGVLQETLRIEQIHEPVFPLTSKFFLAGSARVETPGIQGIQPDYLERKGFNYLYHLPDLEEIEEWYGGEAIHVVMIYANTDYFHFLQDDQTLPTPLRNIFHGRQAQHRFHQSLGPISPKMEQLLQQVVDCPYTGATQALYVESKALELLTLQLETWKQQYLNVPTLRKDDIERLHQARDLLIQQSDNPPLLIDLAHQVGLNDRKLKQGFRQLFGTTVFGYLQDYRMGQAKQLLADANLSIASVALSVGYRNPEAFSTAFRRKFSVSPKAYQLSCRT, from the coding sequence ATGGCACTTTTTCTGAAGGCAGCAGAGTTCACCCAGCTTTGTCAGCAGGGTCAAATAGAGTCTTCGTCTGGTACCGGATTAGATCGCTCAACTCTGCTGCCCAGAAGCTTAGGCCAAGGCACTTATCGCCAGTTAAACCTGCGCGGTGGATTAACGATTGAAATTCGGGAGGGCGTACTACAAGAAACTCTCCGGATTGAGCAAATTCATGAACCCGTCTTTCCGTTAACCTCTAAGTTTTTTCTAGCTGGATCTGCCAGGGTGGAGACCCCCGGCATTCAAGGTATTCAGCCAGATTATTTGGAACGTAAAGGGTTTAACTACCTGTATCACCTGCCAGACTTAGAAGAAATTGAAGAATGGTATGGCGGAGAAGCGATCCACGTGGTCATGATTTATGCCAACACCGATTACTTTCACTTTCTACAGGATGATCAGACACTTCCCACCCCTTTACGCAATATTTTTCATGGCCGACAGGCGCAGCATCGCTTTCACCAGTCCTTAGGCCCAATCTCTCCCAAAATGGAGCAGTTGCTTCAACAGGTGGTGGACTGTCCTTACACAGGTGCAACCCAAGCCTTATATGTTGAAAGTAAAGCATTAGAGTTGCTCACGCTGCAGTTAGAAACTTGGAAGCAGCAGTATCTAAATGTACCTACCTTACGAAAAGATGATATCGAACGTTTGCATCAGGCGCGGGATCTGTTGATTCAACAATCGGATAATCCTCCTCTCTTAATTGATTTAGCCCATCAAGTGGGATTGAACGATCGCAAGTTAAAACAAGGGTTTCGCCAACTATTCGGCACCACTGTTTTTGGGTATTTACAGGACTATCGGATGGGACAAGCAAAGCAACTTTTGGCAGATGCCAACTTGTCCATTGCTTCTGTGGCGTTGTCCGTGGGCTACCGCAATCCTGAAGCTTTTAGCACGGCCTTTCGCCGAAAATTTTCTGTAAGCCCTAAAGCGTATCAACTGAGTTGTCGAACCTAA
- a CDS encoding TonB-dependent siderophore receptor codes for MSKRYRRLTQKAMLPELLAYGLPSVIATLGLLASIPVRAEQAAGVPEIPDIDLAKLSTPPSSQPATSVKEWQAQIEASIVEITAVRVEPSPEGLNIILESETGQLSIPTPTTEGNRLSSVIPNAVLALPEGPSFEQANPTPEITQISVTNLADDQVKVVIIGAKAAPTATVSNVDSGLTFSIAATPDTLAEDEEVEITVTANPEEGYAPSTASVGTRTDSPIRDVPQSIQVIPKQIIEDQQAIGVEEVVENVGGVTFLGNQDSRGLNFSIRGFDNVPVLQNGFRLFGGDSVEPEVANLERVEVLKGPASILFGQSEPGGLINLIRKKPLSEPFYKLQIQGGNRGFVSPSVDLSGPLDKDGNLLYRLNALYRREDSFRDYTSSFDRFFVGPSLTWNISDQTDVTFSLEYIKEDNPADFGTLAFGDGIANIPLSQVTNNPDDTVDKTFLKVGYNLEHRFNDKWKLRNEFSYIYDKYDYGVLALPFSLDEPTGTLTRVFAAQFNENTFFNLNTSLQGEFETGSIRHNVVAGVDLSRADNNGATRFSPTPEFLSFLDIFNPVYDPKPPFDTVPIAFGNDNSVNRLGVYLQDQIYLLDNLILVGGIRYDIVDRSNISIVTGIEETQVDEAFSPRVGLVFQPTDYLALYANYSKSFNPTFERDDTGEILDAERGEGFEVGIKAELIKDRLSATLAFFDITKSNVATADPVIPFASVTTGEQNSRGIDFDISGEILPGWNVIASYAYIDAKVTQDNTFPIGNDLSGVPEHSASLWTSYEIQSGDAQGLGFGLGFNFVDDRAGDLENSFRADSYFLTNAAIFYRRDKWDFRINIDNLFDVNFIRSVDGGRARGIYPGEPFTIRGSISVEL; via the coding sequence ATGTCTAAGCGGTATCGAAGATTGACTCAGAAGGCGATGTTGCCTGAATTGCTTGCCTATGGCCTTCCTTCTGTGATTGCTACCTTGGGCCTTTTAGCTTCGATTCCCGTTCGGGCTGAACAAGCTGCCGGAGTACCTGAGATTCCAGATATTGATCTCGCGAAGCTCTCTACACCCCCTTCTTCCCAACCCGCTACTAGTGTCAAGGAATGGCAGGCCCAGATTGAGGCATCCATTGTTGAGATTACGGCTGTGCGAGTAGAACCCAGCCCAGAAGGACTCAATATTATTTTGGAATCTGAGACAGGACAGCTTAGTATTCCCACCCCCACCACCGAGGGAAATCGTCTCAGTTCTGTTATTCCCAATGCAGTATTGGCCTTGCCAGAAGGTCCCAGCTTTGAGCAAGCTAACCCAACGCCTGAGATCACGCAAATTAGCGTCACGAACCTGGCTGATGATCAGGTGAAAGTCGTAATCATAGGGGCTAAGGCTGCCCCCACTGCGACGGTGAGCAATGTAGACTCAGGGCTCACTTTTTCTATTGCTGCTACCCCGGACACTCTGGCTGAAGATGAAGAAGTGGAAATTACAGTGACGGCCAATCCTGAAGAAGGTTATGCTCCATCCACTGCCAGCGTGGGAACGCGGACCGACTCACCCATTCGGGATGTTCCTCAATCCATTCAGGTCATTCCCAAGCAGATCATTGAAGATCAGCAGGCTATTGGCGTAGAAGAGGTGGTGGAGAATGTGGGCGGCGTCACCTTTTTAGGCAATCAAGATAGTCGAGGACTCAATTTTTCTATTCGCGGCTTTGATAATGTGCCTGTTTTGCAAAATGGGTTTCGTCTATTTGGAGGTGACTCCGTAGAGCCAGAAGTGGCTAATTTAGAACGGGTAGAAGTCTTGAAAGGACCTGCCTCGATTTTGTTTGGGCAGTCAGAACCCGGTGGACTGATTAATTTGATCCGCAAGAAACCCTTATCGGAACCGTTCTATAAGCTGCAAATTCAAGGGGGGAACCGAGGTTTTGTCAGTCCAAGTGTTGATCTATCCGGTCCCTTGGATAAAGACGGCAACTTGCTGTACCGTCTCAATGCCCTTTATCGTCGCGAAGATAGTTTTCGAGACTATACAAGCAGTTTTGATCGTTTTTTCGTCGGTCCCTCTTTAACCTGGAATATCAGTGATCAAACGGACGTAACCTTTAGCCTGGAATACATCAAGGAGGATAATCCTGCCGACTTTGGGACCCTGGCCTTTGGTGATGGTATTGCTAATATCCCGCTATCACAGGTGACCAATAATCCTGATGATACGGTGGATAAAACCTTTTTGAAGGTGGGGTACAACCTAGAGCATCGGTTTAATGACAAATGGAAACTCCGCAACGAGTTTAGCTATATCTACGACAAATATGACTATGGTGTTCTAGCGTTGCCTTTTAGCCTAGACGAACCAACTGGAACGTTGACGCGGGTTTTTGCGGCTCAGTTTAACGAGAATACCTTTTTCAATCTCAATACCAGTCTTCAAGGCGAATTTGAAACAGGCTCGATTAGGCACAATGTCGTCGCTGGGGTCGATTTATCCCGTGCAGACAACAATGGGGCAACACGGTTTTCGCCAACCCCTGAGTTTCTCAGCTTTCTGGATATTTTTAACCCCGTATACGATCCAAAACCTCCGTTTGATACGGTGCCGATTGCTTTTGGCAATGACAATTCGGTCAATCGGTTGGGGGTTTACCTGCAAGATCAAATCTACCTGCTGGATAACCTGATCTTGGTGGGAGGTATCCGCTATGATATCGTCGATCGCTCTAATATCAGTATTGTCACAGGGATTGAAGAAACCCAGGTAGACGAAGCGTTTAGCCCTCGGGTTGGCTTGGTCTTTCAGCCGACGGATTATCTGGCCCTCTATGCCAACTATTCCAAATCTTTTAATCCCACTTTTGAAAGGGATGATACGGGAGAAATTCTTGATGCAGAGCGAGGAGAGGGGTTTGAAGTTGGTATTAAGGCGGAGTTGATCAAAGACCGATTGTCAGCCACCCTTGCTTTTTTTGATATCACTAAATCAAACGTCGCCACCGCCGATCCGGTCATCCCTTTTGCTTCTGTCACGACAGGTGAGCAAAACAGTCGGGGGATTGATTTTGATATCTCCGGTGAAATTTTGCCGGGCTGGAATGTGATTGCTTCTTATGCCTATATTGATGCCAAAGTAACGCAAGATAATACCTTCCCCATCGGCAATGACCTAAGCGGCGTCCCTGAGCATAGCGCTAGTCTCTGGACATCCTACGAAATCCAATCTGGGGACGCTCAGGGATTGGGGTTTGGATTGGGCTTTAATTTCGTTGATGATCGGGCTGGCGATTTGGAGAACAGCTTTAGGGCCGATAGCTATTTCTTGACGAATGCTGCTATTTTCTATCGGCGTGACAAGTGGGATTTTAGAATCAACATTGACAACCTATTCGATGTTAATTTTATCCGTTCTGTGGATGGAGGGAGAGCCAGAGGTATCTATCCAGGTGAGCCGTTCACTATTCGAGGCTCTATCTCTGTGGAGTTGTAA
- a CDS encoding class I SAM-dependent methyltransferase, translating to MPSTQSVSATQLRGVPETLMITLYARAMEHQRVNPILRDAKAAEIIQQLDYDFSKFEQGWSSQLGCVVRARQIDQIVQNFIKTHPYAVIVNLGAGLCTRFSRLQTAHVHWYDIDFPDVIDLRKQVFAACGGQDGSEHTHLVPKSILDFTWIDEIDREPKQPMMVIYEGVAMYLTEAENKTLLQQIQAQLGSIEVLFDVISQQTARSTAKHDTVSKTSAEFKWGINQSLDLEHWGLGFILKREEFYLQHFLDDLQRLPTVWRLISRVFPALPMMLFKNSGRIVGLQVGL from the coding sequence ATGCCATCTACCCAATCTGTAAGTGCAACACAACTTCGAGGTGTTCCTGAAACATTGATGATCACCCTCTATGCTCGCGCTATGGAACACCAGCGGGTTAACCCTATCCTTCGCGATGCCAAAGCAGCAGAAATTATTCAACAGCTCGATTACGATTTTTCTAAGTTCGAGCAAGGCTGGTCATCGCAATTAGGGTGTGTGGTTCGGGCTAGACAGATAGATCAGATTGTCCAAAACTTTATCAAAACCCATCCTTATGCCGTGATTGTCAATTTAGGGGCAGGTTTGTGTACACGATTCTCACGGTTGCAAACGGCTCATGTCCATTGGTATGACATTGATTTTCCTGATGTCATTGATCTGCGCAAACAGGTATTTGCCGCCTGTGGGGGCCAAGACGGAAGCGAGCACACCCATTTAGTCCCTAAATCTATCTTGGACTTTACCTGGATAGATGAGATTGACCGTGAGCCAAAGCAACCGATGATGGTGATTTATGAAGGGGTGGCTATGTATCTAACGGAAGCGGAGAATAAAACTCTCCTGCAGCAGATTCAAGCTCAATTAGGCTCTATTGAAGTTTTATTTGATGTGATTAGTCAACAAACTGCCCGGAGTACTGCCAAACATGACACGGTCTCTAAGACCAGTGCTGAGTTTAAGTGGGGCATCAATCAATCTCTAGATCTAGAGCATTGGGGGTTAGGCTTTATCCTCAAGCGGGAGGAGTTTTATCTACAGCATTTCTTGGATGATTTACAGCGATTACCTACCGTTTGGCGTTTGATCAGTCGAGTTTTTCCAGCTTTACCCATGATGCTATTCAAAAATTCAGGACGGATTGTGGGACTCCAAGTTGGGCTGTAG
- a CDS encoding ABC transporter substrate-binding protein codes for MVTVVQALSLGLLVGALTLACGTTGNRPDASTPTSGCERIKHDGGETEICRQPQTIVAIGPNVLELLLALDIQPVGYADYYALPFTDFDQPQSQIPYLGERLTGQVTKVGTWNSPSLEAILKLKPDLIVGSTLANQGQYSLLSQAAPTLLFSYGAKKGWQTQLRLLAKVLNRSEKAEQVIATHNQLVAEARKKLQPTVQKYPQVLLLASEQLEQGLAVENSGSRCGGLLENLGFKLLAPKNIGTEGPGRNNISLELLPKLKSDWILFLAWNTDFSDAGPDLEKQQISAVRQQWQENEIAQSLPASKSNQVYFHSAYVCRALPGPIGTELLLEQFQADLLPSVSDPTP; via the coding sequence ATGGTCACCGTTGTCCAGGCTCTATCTCTTGGGCTACTAGTTGGTGCTCTAACTCTAGCCTGCGGCACAACGGGTAACCGGCCTGATGCATCCACGCCAACAAGTGGTTGTGAACGCATTAAGCATGATGGAGGTGAAACTGAGATTTGCAGGCAACCCCAAACCATTGTTGCCATTGGCCCCAACGTTTTAGAGTTGCTATTGGCTTTGGATATACAACCTGTGGGCTATGCAGATTACTATGCCCTGCCGTTTACAGACTTTGACCAACCACAATCCCAAATTCCTTACCTGGGGGAACGGCTAACGGGCCAGGTCACAAAAGTAGGCACTTGGAATAGTCCTTCCTTGGAAGCCATTTTGAAACTCAAGCCGGACCTAATTGTCGGGAGTACTCTAGCGAATCAGGGGCAGTACTCACTGTTATCTCAAGCTGCTCCTACATTGCTGTTTTCCTATGGAGCCAAAAAGGGATGGCAGACACAGCTTCGCTTGCTGGCTAAGGTATTAAACCGTTCTGAAAAGGCAGAGCAGGTAATTGCTACCCATAATCAATTGGTAGCCGAGGCCCGCAAAAAACTTCAACCTACTGTCCAGAAATATCCACAAGTCTTGTTGCTGGCATCTGAGCAACTTGAACAGGGACTCGCAGTTGAAAACAGCGGCAGTCGCTGTGGTGGACTACTAGAGAATCTGGGGTTTAAGTTGCTAGCGCCTAAAAATATCGGTACTGAGGGGCCAGGACGCAACAATATTTCCCTAGAGCTATTGCCAAAGTTAAAGTCTGACTGGATCTTGTTCCTAGCCTGGAATACCGATTTTAGTGATGCAGGGCCTGATCTAGAAAAGCAGCAGATCTCAGCCGTTCGGCAACAGTGGCAGGAAAATGAGATCGCACAATCGTTACCCGCAAGCAAATCGAACCAAGTGTACTTTCACAGTGCCTATGTCTGTCGCGCCCTACCAGGTCCCATCGGCACCGAGCTGTTGCTCGAACAATTTCAAGCTGATTTACTGCCTTCAGTGTCCGATCCAACTCCATAA
- a CDS encoding iron-siderophore ABC transporter substrate-binding protein, translating into MAQLKLKMMVLLMALAIAGEACTRPSPPTSTDTDCRTIAHDLGETEICGQPQKVVTIGPNLLELLLALEVQPIAHAEYFPFPKRQFDQPDQQIPYLGKYLTGQPDNVGTAESPSLEAIAKLKPDLILADSIKNKDEYELLSKIAPTLLFDYSGAGSAWQTDLKALGQALQKSEKATAVVAESQQQVAKLKQELQPIVAKDPKVLLLLSEQLSQGVRLETANSACGALLEDVGFEVVVPAALSQSQEPSHVISLESLTNLDMDWILIEGFSSQNIAKTPNPEKQQVKAIKTEWSENAIAQSLPPSKAGKVYFIPVYLCHALLGPIGTEIFLKDLYQQLSPSQIKTSYIPARFRS; encoded by the coding sequence ATGGCACAACTGAAATTGAAAATGATGGTCCTACTGATGGCCCTTGCGATAGCGGGCGAAGCCTGTACCCGTCCATCTCCTCCCACCTCAACGGATACTGACTGTCGGACCATTGCCCATGACCTGGGTGAAACAGAAATCTGTGGTCAACCGCAAAAGGTTGTGACCATTGGTCCTAATTTATTGGAACTCTTATTGGCCCTTGAGGTACAACCAATTGCCCATGCCGAGTACTTTCCATTCCCTAAGCGTCAATTTGATCAGCCCGATCAGCAAATTCCCTATTTGGGCAAGTACCTGACGGGACAGCCAGACAATGTGGGGACTGCCGAAAGCCCATCCCTAGAAGCGATCGCAAAATTGAAACCGGATTTGATTTTGGCAGACAGCATTAAGAATAAAGATGAGTATGAACTACTGTCTAAAATTGCACCCACCTTACTGTTTGACTACAGTGGTGCAGGGTCTGCGTGGCAGACCGATTTGAAAGCTCTCGGCCAAGCCCTCCAGAAATCTGAAAAAGCCACCGCAGTGGTAGCGGAGTCTCAGCAACAGGTTGCCAAACTCAAGCAAGAGTTACAGCCTATTGTGGCTAAAGATCCCAAAGTCTTGCTGCTATTGTCTGAGCAACTGAGTCAGGGCGTGCGCCTAGAAACCGCGAATAGTGCCTGTGGGGCCTTGCTTGAAGACGTTGGTTTTGAGGTAGTAGTCCCGGCTGCTTTGAGCCAATCCCAGGAACCGAGTCATGTGATTTCTTTGGAATCGTTGACCAATCTGGATATGGACTGGATATTGATCGAAGGCTTCTCTAGCCAAAATATTGCTAAAACGCCTAACCCAGAAAAACAGCAGGTCAAAGCCATCAAAACCGAGTGGAGCGAGAATGCGATCGCACAATCACTACCACCCAGCAAAGCAGGTAAGGTCTATTTCATCCCTGTATACCTATGCCATGCCCTCTTGGGGCCTATTGGCACTGAAATTTTTCTCAAGGATCTCTACCAACAGCTATCACCCTCACAAATCAAAACCAGCTATATCCCCGCTCGATTCAGGTCTTGA
- the petE gene encoding plastocyanin gives MRYIKPLLLGLTTTVMAVLLVIGGFLPGSSTALAATTTVQMGSSTGMLVFEPAEVTIAPGDTVHYEVAGVPPHNVVFDPGNSAGDIATLSHQGFAMSGGFDVTFPADAAPGAYAYYCEPHRGAGMTGTITVQG, from the coding sequence ATGCGCTACATTAAACCCTTACTGTTGGGGCTCACAACTACCGTAATGGCAGTGCTATTGGTCATCGGTGGCTTTTTGCCAGGATCTTCAACGGCTCTGGCTGCAACGACTACCGTTCAAATGGGGTCGTCTACGGGCATGCTAGTGTTTGAGCCAGCCGAAGTGACCATTGCCCCAGGAGATACCGTGCATTATGAAGTGGCCGGTGTCCCTCCCCATAATGTGGTGTTTGATCCGGGTAATTCTGCAGGTGATATTGCGACTTTATCTCACCAAGGTTTTGCCATGTCAGGTGGATTTGATGTGACTTTCCCTGCCGATGCTGCTCCCGGTGCCTATGCCTACTACTGTGAACCCCATAGAGGCGCAGGAATGACTGGTACCATTACGGTTCAAGGCTAA
- a CDS encoding class I fructose-bisphosphate aldolase — protein MSTYAQELKATAKALVAKGKGILAIDESNGTCNKRFAQLNIPTTEENRRTYRELILTTPKLSTYISGPILFDETIRQSTRNGKPFVQVITEAGMLPGIKVDTGAKDLAAHPDEKVTEGLDGLRDRIAEYYSMGARFAKWRAVITIGEGIPSQTCISVNAQALARYAALCQEGGLVPIVEPEVLIDGDHTLERCYQVTDRTLHAVFSQLYSQGVAFDQMILKPSMVVAGKECPQQPSVDEVAEATINCLRKNVPAPVAGVAFLSGGQSAERSAAHLNVMNARYADICPWPVTFSYARAIQQPALEHWRGESQRVSEAQQRLLHRAKCNSAASLGEYSPEVERELALV, from the coding sequence ATGAGTACCTATGCCCAAGAGTTAAAAGCCACCGCTAAAGCATTGGTGGCAAAAGGGAAGGGCATCTTAGCAATTGATGAGAGTAATGGCACTTGTAATAAGAGATTTGCTCAGCTAAACATTCCGACGACGGAAGAGAATCGTAGAACTTATCGAGAGTTAATCTTAACAACACCTAAGCTTTCTACTTACATCAGTGGTCCCATTTTGTTTGATGAGACCATTCGACAATCCACTAGAAACGGTAAACCCTTTGTACAAGTCATTACTGAAGCGGGTATGCTTCCGGGGATTAAAGTGGACACGGGAGCTAAAGACTTAGCCGCCCATCCGGATGAAAAAGTCACGGAAGGTCTAGATGGCTTGCGAGATCGCATTGCTGAGTACTACAGCATGGGCGCTCGTTTTGCGAAATGGCGGGCTGTGATTACCATTGGAGAAGGTATTCCGAGCCAGACTTGCATCAGTGTGAATGCCCAAGCTTTAGCCCGCTATGCGGCCCTGTGCCAAGAAGGGGGTCTCGTTCCCATCGTCGAACCTGAAGTCTTAATTGACGGTGACCATACCTTAGAACGGTGTTATCAGGTGACGGATCGCACCCTTCATGCTGTGTTTAGTCAACTCTATAGCCAAGGCGTCGCATTTGACCAAATGATTCTTAAACCCAGCATGGTGGTTGCGGGTAAAGAGTGCCCACAACAGCCTAGCGTTGATGAGGTTGCTGAAGCGACCATCAATTGTCTACGCAAAAACGTGCCTGCTCCGGTTGCAGGAGTGGCCTTTTTGTCGGGTGGCCAAAGTGCAGAACGATCCGCTGCCCACCTGAATGTCATGAACGCTCGCTATGCCGATATCTGTCCATGGCCAGTTACCTTTTCCTATGCCCGAGCGATTCAGCAGCCAGCATTGGAGCATTGGCGGGGTGAGAGCCAGCGGGTATCTGAAGCTCAACAGCGACTGTTGCATCGCGCCAAATGCAATAGTGCCGCCAGTCTGGGTGAATATAGTCCCGAAGTCGAGCGAGAACTAGCCCTCGTCTAA